The following proteins are encoded in a genomic region of Liolophura sinensis isolate JHLJ2023 chromosome 7, CUHK_Ljap_v2, whole genome shotgun sequence:
- the LOC135470378 gene encoding sodium- and chloride-dependent glycine transporter 1-like yields MDSKRIERGPSGLLGGHQYDDLEAISPKVDDGPQLDLQGKETPDFTTEGSQTTDNDRKPIYGVDENEERGNWTGRCDFVLAMLGFSVGLGNVWRFPYLCYQNGGGAFLIPYTICLLFVGIPMFFLEISLAQFCSNGPMTCWQFAPLFKGVGIAMMIISGFVTIYYNMIIAWAQFYLFASFTSQLPWISCENAWNSKLCLHKLPIVDCTKFTSFKNGTCYNQTQRIGLWNDTVFTNITGLKRILPTEEYWNNYVLHKSTGIHDIGNPQWALVLNLLLAWVICFFCLMKGIKTTGKVVYFTALFPYVVLLILLIRGLTLDNAIDGIRFYIIPKFEKLLDANVWRFAANQIFYSMGMGWGGLHALASYNRFHNNTLKDALIVSIGGCLTSFFAGFVIFAYLGHMAGKLGKDVEEVATDGPGLAFVVYPEAVSQLPAPTVWAILFFFMLITLGLDSQFTTVETVLTGMIDQFPHLRSRKTHMVLAICIVEFFLGLPVTTRGGVYILQLMDQFIGAWSLPIVCLVEALVICYIYGGRRFLDDISVMTGKRPSLYWLICWAIFSPVIIVGILIFAWADYSKPKYGDDYFYPIGAEVFAWILSLLPIVPIPVYILYKVNKASYMDTLKQKLSYLTTPTRYWGPALVKHRRLVHHVPGFVVDPNFEDANNGLTNLGFVNVSESSRILETNSSLGSLSYGKLSRMDTLSLGNPSDRSQHSLVSGRASIFTIESNV; encoded by the exons ATGGATAGCAAG CGTATAGAGCGAGGGCCGTCTGGTCTCCTCGGGGGTCATCAGTATGACGACCTGGAGGCCATTAGCCCAAAGGTGGACGACGGACCACAGTTAGACCTTCAGGGCAAGGAAACACCGGACTTCACGACTGAAGGATCACAG ACAACAGATAATGACAGGAAGCCTATCTATGGCGTGGACGAAAACGAAGAACGTGGAAACTGGACCGGACGCTGTGACTTCGTGCTGGCTATGCTGGGGTTTTCAGTGGGCCTGGGCAATGTCTGGCGGTTTCCTTATCTGTGTTATCAGAACGGAGGCGGGGCTTTCCTGATACCCTATACCATTTGCCTTCTTTTCGTCGGCATTCCCATGTTCTTCTTAGAGATCAGCCTAGCTCAATTCTGCAGTAACGGACCAATGACATGCTGGCAGTTTGCACCACTGTTTAAAG GCGTGGGTATAGCCATGATGATCATATCCGGATTTGTCACTATATATTACAACATGATCATTGCTTGGGCCCAGTTTTATCTATTCGCCTCATTTACGAGTCAGTTACCATGGATATCATGTGAAAATGCCTGGAACTCCAAAC TCTGTTTGCACAAACTGCCGATAGTTGATTGCACTAAATTCACAAGTTTTAAGAACGGAACATGCTATAATCAGACGCAAAGAATTGGTCTATGGAACGACACAGTGTTTACCAACATCACGGGATTGAAACGTATTTTGCCTACAGAGGAATACTGGAA TAATTATGTACTTCACAAAAGTACAGGGATTCACGACATTGGAAACCCGCAGTGGGCTCTGGTGCTCAACCTTCTTCTGGCCTGGGTTATTTGCTTTTTCTGTTTAATGAAGGGCATAAAAACTACGGGAAAG GTGGTGTATTTCACAGCTCTGTTTCCTTATGTTGTGCTTCTGATCCTCCTAATTCGAGGCTTGACACTCGATAACGCCATTGATGGAATCAGGTTTTATATCATCCCAAAGTTTGAAAAGCTGTTGGACGCTAAT GTGTGGCGCTTTGCCGCTAACCAGATATTCTACTCCATGGGTATGGGTTGGGGTGGACTACATGCTCTTGCCAGCTACAATAGGTTTCATAACAACACACTGAA gGATGCTTTGATAGTCTCTATTGGTGGTTGCCTTACAAGTTTTTTTGCCGGATTTGTGATATTTGCTTACCTTGGACACATGGCAGGAAAACTTGGGAAGGATGTAGAAGAGGTGGCTACAGATG GTCCCGGGTTGGCCTTTGTGGTTTACCCAGAAGCTGTTAGCCAACTCCCAGCGCCCACAGTCTGGGCCATACTCTTCTTCTTCATGCTCATCACACTTGGGCTGGACAGTCAG TTCACCACTGTGGAAACGGTTTTGACGGGGATGATAGACCAATTTCCTCACCTCCGATCCAGAAAGACACACATGGTGCTCGCAATCTGCATAGTGGAATTCTTTCTTGGCCTTCCGGTTACAACAAGG GGTGGTGTTTATATACTCCAGCTGATGGACCAGTTCATAGGGGCCTGGTCCCTTCCGATTGTATGCCTAGTAGAGGCGCTCGTCATATGCTACATCTATG GTGGGCGCCGGTTCCTCGATGACATTTCGGTTATGACTGGGAAAAGACCGTCGCTATACTGGCTTATCTGCTGGGCTATATTTAGTCCAGTCATTATTGTG GGAATACTCATATTCGCCTGGGCGGATTATTCCAAACCGAAATACGGCGACGACTACTTCTATCCAATCGGAGCGGAAGTGTTTGCCTGGATTCTCTCCCTCTTGCCTATTGTACCTATTCCtgtatacatactgtacaaGGTGAATAAGGCCAGCTATATGGATACCTTGAAACAG AAACTCTCCTATTTGACAACACCAACTCGCTACTGGGGCCCAGCCTTGGTGAAGCATCGGCGGTTAGTTCATCACGTGCCCGGATTCGTGGTGGACCCCAATTTCGAAGACGCTAACAACGGTCTTACAAATCTAGGCTTCGTCAATGTATCTGAATCATCGAGGATTCTTGAG ACGAACTCAAGCCTTGGAAGTTTATCATACGGGAAGTTATCAAGAATGGATACCTTGTCTCTTGGAAATCCGTCTGATAGGTCACAACATTCCTTAGTCAGCGGACGTGCCTCGATATTTACAATTGAATCCAATGTATGA